A DNA window from uncultured Methanoregula sp. contains the following coding sequences:
- the folD gene encoding bifunctional methylenetetrahydrofolate dehydrogenase/methenyltetrahydrofolate cyclohydrolase FolD, producing MATILDGKKISEMRLEILKEEIEDSGLYPRLATVIAGSDPASQMYVRMKHRACEQVGIGSVGIELPADATTQNVLDAVRRLNKDEDISGILVQLPLPKQIDPEQVIDAISPAKDVDGYHPENMGLLFSGKPRFTSCTPTGIMTLLSEYKIPVAGARAVVVGRSIDVGRPMSALLTNADATVTVCHSKTRELNEELRRADILVSAIGKAHFITPEMVKPGAVVIDVGINQLNGKLVGDVDFAAVKEIASAITPVPGGVGPMTIATLMENTFRAAKVRACDSAW from the coding sequence ATGGCAACCATTCTCGACGGAAAGAAGATCTCGGAGATGCGTCTTGAGATCCTTAAGGAAGAGATCGAGGATTCCGGTCTCTATCCCCGGCTTGCGACGGTCATTGCCGGAAGCGACCCGGCATCGCAGATGTACGTGCGGATGAAGCACCGGGCCTGCGAGCAGGTGGGGATCGGCTCCGTCGGGATAGAACTGCCAGCGGATGCAACAACCCAGAACGTCCTTGATGCGGTGAGAAGACTCAACAAGGACGAGGATATCAGCGGCATCCTCGTCCAGCTCCCGCTCCCGAAACAGATCGATCCGGAGCAGGTGATAGATGCCATAAGCCCGGCAAAGGACGTGGACGGGTACCACCCGGAAAACATGGGGCTCCTCTTCTCAGGAAAACCCCGGTTCACGTCGTGCACGCCAACGGGGATCATGACCCTCCTTTCCGAATACAAGATACCCGTTGCCGGCGCCAGGGCGGTTGTTGTCGGCCGGAGCATCGATGTCGGGCGCCCGATGTCGGCCCTGCTCACCAATGCCGATGCAACCGTCACGGTCTGCCACAGTAAAACCCGGGAGCTCAATGAAGAGCTCAGGAGGGCGGATATCCTGGTCTCGGCCATCGGCAAGGCGCATTTCATAACGCCGGAGATGGTGAAGCCCGGCGCGGTTGTCATCGATGTCGGCATCAACCAGCTGAACGGGAAACTCGTCGGCGATGTGGACTTCGCCGCGGTAAAGGAGATCGCATCGGCCATCACGCCGGTTCCCGGCGGTGTCGGCCCGATGACCATTGCAACCTTAATGGAGAACACGTTCCGTGCAGCAAAGGTGAGGGCATGCGACAGTGCGTGGTGA
- the glyA gene encoding serine hydroxymethyltransferase has protein sequence MSYLSKTDPAIADIIEKERLRQVNGLELIASENVVSRAVLEAMGSIMTNKYAEGYPGKRYYGGCEFHDMAENLARDRLKQLFGAEHANVQAHSGTQANMAVYFAAIKLGDKILSMKLNQGGHLSHGSPVSFTGKFYQVAQYGVDPGTEMLDYGAVAEMAKQEKPQIIVCGASAYPRTIDFKAFQEIADDVGAVCLADIAHIAGLVATGLHPNSVGVVNYTTTTTHKTLRGPRGGAIMCNADLGVAIDKAVFPGMQGGPLMHTIAAKAVCFEEALKPSFKEYNKQIIKNAKVLAETLMANGLRLVSGGTDNHLMLLDLTEQGITGLEAEVALGKAGITVNKNTIPNETKSPFVTSGLRIGTPAVTSRGMKEADMRLIGNWIASVIKDSKNETLIRDVHGKVEALAGKFSLYPE, from the coding sequence ATGTCGTATCTGTCAAAAACCGATCCAGCGATTGCAGATATCATCGAAAAAGAGAGGCTCCGGCAGGTCAATGGCCTGGAGCTGATCGCTTCCGAGAACGTTGTTTCCCGTGCAGTGCTCGAAGCCATGGGATCGATCATGACCAACAAATATGCCGAGGGCTACCCCGGCAAGCGGTACTATGGCGGATGCGAGTTCCACGATATGGCCGAGAACCTGGCCCGCGACCGGCTCAAGCAGCTCTTCGGCGCAGAGCACGCCAATGTCCAGGCTCACTCGGGCACCCAGGCGAACATGGCGGTTTATTTTGCAGCCATCAAGCTGGGAGACAAGATCCTCTCCATGAAACTCAACCAGGGCGGCCACCTTTCCCACGGTTCCCCGGTCAGCTTCACCGGTAAATTCTACCAGGTGGCACAGTACGGCGTTGATCCGGGGACCGAGATGCTCGACTACGGTGCAGTTGCGGAGATGGCAAAGCAGGAGAAGCCCCAGATCATCGTCTGCGGTGCCTCGGCGTACCCCCGTACCATCGACTTCAAGGCATTCCAGGAGATCGCCGATGATGTCGGTGCGGTCTGTCTGGCCGATATCGCCCACATCGCAGGTCTTGTCGCAACCGGCCTCCACCCGAACTCGGTCGGCGTGGTCAACTATACCACCACCACGACTCACAAGACCTTACGCGGACCCCGCGGCGGCGCCATCATGTGCAATGCTGATCTCGGCGTTGCCATCGACAAGGCGGTCTTCCCCGGCATGCAGGGCGGCCCCCTTATGCACACGATCGCGGCAAAGGCGGTCTGTTTCGAGGAGGCGCTCAAGCCCTCGTTCAAGGAATACAACAAGCAGATCATCAAAAACGCCAAAGTCCTTGCCGAGACCCTTATGGCAAACGGCCTCCGGCTTGTCTCGGGCGGCACGGACAACCATCTCATGCTCCTCGACTTAACCGAGCAGGGCATCACCGGTCTCGAAGCAGAGGTTGCGCTCGGCAAGGCTGGCATCACGGTCAACAAGAACACCATCCCGAACGAGACCAAGAGCCCGTTTGTCACAAGCGGCCTGCGGATCGGTACCCCGGCCGTCACATCCCGGGGCATGAAAGAGGCGGACATGCGCCTCATCGGGAACTGGATTGCAAGTGTCATCAAGGACAGCAAGAACGAGACACTCATCCGCGACGTCCACGGAAAAGTGGAAGCGCTTGCAGGCAAGTTCTCCCTCTATCCCGAATAA
- the smc gene encoding chromosome segregation protein SMC — MHITELEIDNFKSFSKKTKIPFLEGFTVISGPNGSGKSNIIDSVLFVLALSSSRNLRAEKLTDLINLNSGKNTAEVSLVFSDGTKIRRRIKRTGNGYYSYNYLNERLCKQSDIVDHLARHGIKPHGYNVVMQGDVTRIMEMSDFERRKIIDEIAGVSEFDTKKQQSLAELDIVRERIEREELLLLELGRRANELKRERTAALEYQKWQKDLAYYQNCRSAAQLHEREKELASLKRSVEDHTVQVTRIASDRSIEENELSYLQADLKDIDELINKKSGADYLKLIAELEEAKSGIRLSEQTIIRLRKEKETNLEAINRTYLDAKRSEARVAECTDQIRSLSIDRTNIAMEVATAKALAEKIETEIKAHSQDTEGARDRLFALMKEVEEKKGERSGILHQQDLFIEKSRMRTGELERLTGLLRQLDEEYAAKQTQLAESKKGTEDLAAEKKELDRNLSELESSLFAQRSSLERLRNEMKEYEQDAIRLEAAQQARGESGGKALEAVMGMEGVHGTIADLGKAPKEYSTALNVAAGNKLQFVVCDDDEVAAGAIRYLKEERLGRATFLPLNKLRPPALPPLKEPGVVDYAVNLLEYDPKYDRAFAVALGATVVVDTLERARKLIGKYRMVTMDGELLEKSGAITGGSVRKQTVRGFGAAVDDEIMRLRSRLGELAGQASTLDAGIKRLTEEVDAKRTKRNEIDQQVARFSMFTEEFTRRFDAITVEKQTIEAAVLRQQEETKNGAAELAGLETKLDSVTGIINGLVGQIEEIKKRLDDTNIPALTEQLEKKRKEIEESERRLRNKDADVNDAQRERQHFNARIAELGEERTRQDERNRELDSEISAAGEQIAANRTQIAALEERQKEFSGELDELRKKRSEVSSHIHDSELNLMKFDAEKERITALLTALEERSRTLALEIEMLRQQIGEMDTNLTLSEIEGKIAEADGALRKIGAVNMLAIEEYEKVERQVTERTEKKETLSGERESLIERIEQYEQMKYQAFSTAFKAIDANFREIFARLTSGSGNLVLENEEDPFTGGMTFAVKPRDKKVHLLNSLSGGEKSLTTLAFIFSIQRYIPAPFYAFDEVDMSLDGANVERISSMVSELAPSSQFIIVSLRKPMIEAAERIMGVTLRPDKSTLVTGVKAHAGG, encoded by the coding sequence TTGCATATCACAGAGCTGGAGATCGATAATTTCAAGTCTTTTTCAAAAAAGACAAAAATTCCCTTTTTAGAGGGTTTTACCGTCATATCCGGTCCCAATGGATCCGGTAAAAGCAATATCATCGATTCGGTTCTTTTCGTCCTTGCCCTCTCGAGCTCCCGCAATCTCCGGGCGGAGAAGCTCACCGACCTCATCAACCTGAACTCCGGGAAGAATACTGCCGAAGTCTCCCTTGTCTTCTCCGACGGCACGAAGATCCGGCGGAGGATCAAGCGGACCGGCAATGGCTATTACAGCTACAATTACCTGAACGAGCGGCTCTGCAAGCAGAGCGATATCGTTGATCACCTGGCCAGACACGGTATCAAACCGCACGGCTACAATGTCGTGATGCAGGGCGATGTCACCCGGATCATGGAGATGAGCGATTTCGAACGCCGGAAGATCATCGACGAGATCGCCGGGGTCTCGGAGTTCGACACCAAGAAGCAGCAGTCCCTTGCAGAACTGGATATCGTCCGCGAGCGCATCGAGCGCGAGGAACTTCTCTTACTCGAACTCGGACGGAGGGCAAACGAGCTCAAGCGCGAACGGACCGCGGCCCTCGAATACCAGAAATGGCAGAAGGATCTCGCCTATTACCAGAACTGCCGGTCGGCAGCCCAGCTCCACGAGCGGGAGAAGGAACTTGCCTCCCTTAAGCGTTCCGTGGAGGACCACACGGTCCAGGTCACCCGGATCGCCTCCGACCGGAGCATCGAGGAGAACGAACTCTCCTATCTCCAGGCCGACTTAAAAGATATCGACGAGCTCATCAACAAGAAGAGCGGTGCGGATTATCTCAAGCTGATAGCAGAACTCGAAGAGGCAAAGAGCGGGATCCGGCTCTCTGAACAGACCATCATAAGGCTTCGGAAGGAAAAAGAGACCAATCTCGAAGCCATCAACCGCACCTACCTGGATGCCAAGAGGTCCGAGGCCCGGGTTGCCGAATGCACCGACCAGATCCGCTCGCTCTCCATTGACCGGACCAACATCGCGATGGAAGTGGCAACCGCAAAGGCTCTTGCCGAGAAGATCGAGACCGAGATAAAAGCCCACAGCCAGGACACGGAAGGGGCCCGGGACCGGCTTTTTGCCCTCATGAAGGAGGTGGAGGAGAAGAAAGGGGAGCGATCGGGGATCCTCCACCAGCAGGACCTCTTCATCGAGAAGAGCCGGATGCGGACCGGCGAACTCGAACGGCTCACCGGCCTTCTCCGGCAGCTCGACGAGGAATATGCGGCAAAACAGACCCAGCTCGCCGAGAGCAAAAAAGGCACCGAAGATCTCGCGGCCGAGAAGAAGGAGCTGGACCGGAACCTCTCCGAGCTCGAAAGCTCGCTCTTTGCCCAGCGCTCGTCCCTCGAACGTCTCCGGAACGAGATGAAAGAGTACGAGCAGGATGCAATAAGGCTCGAAGCAGCCCAGCAGGCCCGGGGGGAATCGGGGGGAAAAGCCCTCGAAGCGGTCATGGGCATGGAAGGCGTCCATGGCACGATTGCGGATCTTGGCAAAGCCCCCAAGGAGTACTCGACCGCCCTCAACGTGGCGGCCGGCAACAAGCTCCAGTTCGTTGTCTGCGACGACGATGAAGTGGCGGCCGGGGCGATCCGGTACCTCAAGGAGGAGCGCCTGGGCAGGGCCACATTCCTCCCGCTCAACAAACTCCGTCCACCGGCCCTCCCGCCGCTCAAAGAGCCGGGTGTTGTGGATTACGCGGTCAACCTGCTCGAGTACGATCCGAAATACGACCGGGCATTTGCGGTCGCTCTCGGTGCAACGGTTGTCGTTGACACGCTCGAGCGGGCCCGGAAGCTGATCGGGAAATACCGGATGGTGACGATGGATGGCGAACTTCTGGAGAAGAGCGGGGCCATCACCGGCGGTTCGGTCCGGAAGCAGACCGTCCGGGGCTTCGGGGCTGCGGTGGACGACGAGATCATGCGCCTGCGGTCGCGCCTCGGGGAACTCGCGGGCCAGGCCTCCACGCTCGATGCCGGGATCAAGCGCCTGACCGAGGAAGTGGATGCAAAGCGGACCAAAAGAAACGAGATCGACCAGCAGGTGGCCCGCTTCTCGATGTTCACCGAGGAATTCACCCGCCGGTTCGATGCGATCACAGTCGAGAAGCAGACGATCGAAGCAGCAGTGCTCCGCCAGCAGGAGGAGACGAAGAACGGGGCTGCGGAACTGGCCGGGCTCGAAACAAAGCTCGACTCCGTTACGGGGATCATCAACGGCCTTGTCGGCCAGATCGAGGAGATCAAGAAGCGCCTCGACGACACCAACATCCCGGCCCTCACCGAGCAGCTCGAGAAGAAGAGAAAAGAGATCGAGGAGTCCGAGCGCCGGCTCCGGAACAAGGACGCCGATGTCAACGATGCCCAGCGGGAGCGGCAGCACTTCAATGCACGGATCGCGGAACTCGGGGAGGAGCGGACCCGGCAGGACGAACGCAACCGGGAGCTCGATTCGGAGATCAGCGCAGCAGGAGAACAGATCGCGGCCAACAGGACGCAGATTGCAGCACTGGAGGAGCGCCAGAAGGAATTCTCGGGAGAGCTCGACGAACTCCGGAAGAAGCGCTCCGAAGTCTCCTCGCATATCCACGACTCCGAACTGAACCTGATGAAGTTCGATGCCGAGAAGGAGCGCATCACCGCCCTGCTCACGGCTCTCGAGGAGCGCTCCAGGACACTGGCCCTTGAGATCGAGATGCTCCGCCAGCAGATAGGCGAGATGGACACCAATCTGACCCTCTCCGAGATTGAAGGCAAGATTGCCGAGGCCGACGGGGCGCTGCGGAAGATAGGCGCGGTGAACATGCTTGCCATCGAGGAGTACGAGAAAGTCGAGCGGCAGGTGACCGAGCGGACCGAGAAGAAGGAGACGCTCTCGGGCGAACGGGAGAGCCTGATCGAGCGGATCGAGCAGTACGAGCAGATGAAGTACCAGGCGTTCTCCACGGCGTTCAAGGCCATCGATGCCAATTTCCGGGAGATCTTCGCCCGGCTGACAAGCGGGAGCGGGAACCTGGTTCTCGAGAACGAGGAGGACCCGTTCACCGGCGGGATGACGTTTGCCGTCAAGCCCCGGGACAAGAAAGTCCACCTGCTCAACTCCCTCTCCGGCGGCGAGAAGTCGCTCACCACCCTTGCCTTCATCTTCTCGATCCAGCGCTACATCCCGGCCCCGTTCTATGCGTTTGACGAAGTGGACATGTCGCTTGACGGTGCCAACGTGGAGCGGATCTCCTCGATGGTCTCGGAACTTGCGCCGAGCTCGCAGTTCATCATCGTCTCCCTGAGAAAACCGATGATCGAGGCTGCCGAACGGATCATGGGCGTGACGCTGCGGCCGGACAAGAGCACGCTCGTTACCGGGGTAAAGGCGCATGCCGGCGGATGA
- a CDS encoding ScpA family protein, with amino-acid sequence MPADDPTGKEWLPPGEPVPVNQADGAGNPPEAGPVIQVPLEDPVEILVGMAERGEIDPWNINIIEVTDRFLSELDRRRELNLQVSGRTLFYASTLLRMKSEQLAIVEAPEIEDEGDGEDLFGDDFGGGAEDIDYGGRLGPIERLEHEIQRRLDRKNMRKSPTTLFELITELKNIEKEERRRRRMASGISVDDDSLIDADDVVSIAHEEGFQESSMVRLAEYLGGLEIDEEMTLADLCRQLDWGIPEVFIPLLFLALDGRCTLRQEDFYGDIWVQICRVEDVADSPGSMAE; translated from the coding sequence ATGCCGGCGGATGATCCCACCGGGAAGGAATGGCTGCCCCCCGGCGAACCGGTTCCCGTGAATCAGGCCGATGGTGCCGGAAACCCGCCGGAGGCCGGGCCGGTGATCCAGGTGCCGCTCGAGGACCCGGTCGAGATCCTTGTCGGCATGGCCGAGCGGGGGGAGATCGATCCCTGGAACATCAACATCATCGAGGTCACCGACCGTTTCCTCTCGGAGCTGGACCGGAGGCGCGAGCTCAATCTCCAGGTCTCGGGAAGGACGCTCTTCTACGCATCAACGCTCCTGCGGATGAAGTCCGAACAGCTCGCCATTGTGGAAGCTCCGGAGATCGAGGACGAGGGCGACGGGGAGGACCTCTTCGGCGATGACTTTGGCGGGGGAGCAGAGGATATCGATTACGGCGGCCGTCTCGGCCCCATCGAGCGGCTCGAACACGAGATCCAGCGCCGCCTTGACCGGAAGAACATGCGGAAGAGCCCGACAACCCTCTTCGAGCTGATAACCGAGCTCAAGAACATCGAGAAGGAGGAGCGCCGCAGGAGGCGGATGGCTTCCGGTATCAGCGTTGATGACGATTCCCTGATCGATGCCGACGACGTGGTCAGTATCGCCCACGAGGAAGGATTCCAGGAATCGTCCATGGTCCGGCTGGCCGAATACCTCGGGGGACTGGAGATCGACGAGGAGATGACGCTAGCCGATCTCTGCCGCCAGCTGGACTGGGGCATCCCGGAGGTCTTCATCCCGCTCCTCTTCCTGGCCCTCGACGGGCGCTGCACCCTGCGGCAGGAGGATTTCTACGGGGATATCTGGGTGCAGATCTGCCGGGTGGAAGATGTAGCAGATTCCCCGGGATCTATGGCCGAGTGA
- a CDS encoding class I SAM-dependent methyltransferase, which translates to MQDSGGIILDHIRQAFNRFAQDYDTQREYIIPDLAQYYGAAVWAMESQEPEPAILDVGAGTGLLGAFVVQKFPDARLTLMDIAENMLEMAQKRFATRPGTRYVTCDYSRADLGGPYDIVCSALSIHHLAPADKQQLFHRIHDALVPGGMFVNADQADGETPYFRERYLSYWNAFLKSGPMTEEQHAEILKRRDTLDRNEKLSVQLAWLKEAGFEDVDVVYKNRTFIVTVARKA; encoded by the coding sequence TTGCAGGACTCTGGAGGGATTATTCTGGATCATATACGACAGGCATTCAACCGGTTTGCACAGGATTACGACACCCAGCGCGAGTACATCATTCCGGACCTTGCCCAGTATTACGGGGCTGCGGTCTGGGCCATGGAATCACAAGAGCCGGAACCGGCAATCCTCGATGTCGGCGCAGGCACCGGTCTTCTGGGGGCATTCGTGGTCCAGAAGTTCCCGGATGCCCGCCTCACCCTGATGGACATTGCCGAGAACATGCTGGAGATGGCACAAAAACGCTTTGCCACCCGGCCGGGCACGCGGTATGTTACCTGCGATTACAGCCGGGCCGATCTCGGGGGGCCGTACGATATTGTCTGCTCGGCCCTCTCCATTCACCATCTTGCACCTGCGGACAAGCAGCAGCTCTTCCACCGGATCCATGATGCCCTTGTTCCGGGCGGGATGTTCGTGAACGCAGACCAGGCGGACGGGGAGACCCCGTACTTCCGGGAGCGGTATCTTTCGTACTGGAACGCCTTTCTCAAAAGCGGCCCGATGACGGAGGAACAGCACGCGGAGATCCTGAAGCGCAGGGACACCCTGGACCGGAACGAGAAGTTGTCGGTGCAGCTTGCGTGGCTGAAAGAGGCCGGGTTTGAAGATGTCGACGTGGTGTACAAGAACCGGACGTTCATCGTGACCGTGGCACGGAAAGCATAG
- a CDS encoding response regulator, whose amino-acid sequence MTQPIRILIVDDDPIITKLISMMLQKKGYNVVGIVTTGEESILKAAELNPDLVIMDVSLAGEMDGMDAAHFIFQLFQYPIIFITAHSEEELFERAKYSQPYGIIFKPFTMVEISTNVDLAIYNHSNRCKTLERFPAGDPKKLMEALEAVIITDKRGRIIFFNPYAAWFIDIPKEKILMKHWREVLMLLSDTNNEELKDPVDEAARQMAGIVYDSNTSAVTTTSKRRKVGVTVRPVKDNHEKLLAVLVSIKEKKPKS is encoded by the coding sequence ATGACCCAGCCGATCCGCATCCTGATCGTTGATGATGACCCCATCATAACGAAGCTCATCTCGATGATGCTCCAGAAGAAGGGGTACAACGTGGTCGGGATCGTCACAACAGGCGAGGAGTCCATACTCAAGGCAGCAGAGCTGAATCCCGATCTCGTGATCATGGATGTCAGCCTGGCCGGGGAGATGGATGGCATGGATGCGGCTCATTTCATCTTCCAGCTCTTCCAGTATCCCATCATCTTCATCACGGCCCATTCGGAGGAGGAGCTCTTCGAGCGGGCCAAGTACTCCCAGCCGTACGGGATCATCTTCAAGCCGTTCACCATGGTCGAGATCTCAACCAACGTGGATCTCGCCATCTACAACCACAGCAACCGGTGTAAAACCCTTGAGCGGTTCCCTGCAGGCGACCCGAAGAAGCTCATGGAAGCGCTCGAAGCTGTCATCATCACGGACAAGCGGGGCCGGATCATCTTTTTCAATCCCTATGCTGCATGGTTCATCGATATTCCCAAAGAGAAGATTCTCATGAAACACTGGCGGGAGGTCCTGATGCTTCTCAGCGATACCAACAACGAGGAACTGAAGGATCCCGTTGACGAGGCGGCACGGCAGATGGCCGGGATTGTCTACGATTCCAATACCTCGGCCGTGACAACAACCTCCAAGCGCCGGAAAGTCGGGGTTACCGTCCGCCCGGTCAAGGACAATCATGAGAAGCTCCTCGCGGTGCTGGTTTCCATAAAAGAGAAGAAGCCAAAATCCTGA
- the purF gene encoding amidophosphoribosyltransferase, translated as MCGIVGIVDAGGVSIQLYYALYALQHRGQESAGISSFDGTSLHKFKGNGLVADVFTPSVLSDLKGTAGIGHVRYPTTGANLPENIQPLNFQFKDHFISLAHNGNLVNTCEIRAEYEQAGQIFTTTTDTEVIAKILMDEISRSGCVEDSVRICMRRLRGSYSVVMMIDGSIYAFRDPLGIKPFCIGKIEHGYMVASESVAIDALGGKFVRDVKPGELIRIDPEGIRCTQVAVAGKRAHCIFEYIYFARADAVIDGVLVYDVRRQIGQQLFEEDPVKADSVCSVPDSGTAYAIGYAEGSKIPFVESLMKNRYMGRTFIMPTQKEREKAVRIKLNPIPGHLKDKSVVLVDDSIVRGTTSKRIIEMMRDAGAREVHMRIGSPAIKAPCYLGVDMPTREELIASNRSEDEVRHSITATTLHHISLDALVKAIGFDRENLCTGCLTGCYPLPIDGEQARPCNVDFLDSTFQSSLGSFEAEAAGKR; from the coding sequence ATGTGCGGTATCGTTGGCATCGTGGATGCTGGCGGTGTATCAATCCAGCTCTATTATGCGCTGTACGCTCTCCAGCATCGTGGCCAGGAGAGCGCCGGGATCTCTTCTTTTGACGGGACCAGTCTCCATAAATTCAAGGGAAACGGCCTCGTTGCCGATGTATTCACTCCTTCTGTTCTATCCGATCTCAAAGGCACAGCCGGGATAGGCCATGTCCGTTACCCGACAACCGGGGCCAATCTCCCCGAGAATATCCAGCCCCTCAACTTCCAGTTCAAGGATCATTTCATCTCCCTTGCCCACAACGGGAACCTGGTCAACACCTGCGAGATACGGGCCGAGTACGAACAGGCAGGCCAGATCTTCACCACGACCACCGACACCGAGGTTATAGCCAAGATCCTCATGGACGAGATCAGCAGGTCGGGCTGCGTGGAGGACTCGGTCCGGATCTGCATGCGCAGACTCCGGGGCTCCTACTCGGTTGTGATGATGATCGACGGAAGCATCTACGCGTTCCGGGACCCTCTCGGCATCAAACCGTTCTGCATAGGAAAGATCGAGCACGGGTACATGGTGGCATCCGAAAGTGTCGCCATCGACGCCCTTGGCGGAAAATTCGTCCGGGACGTGAAGCCCGGCGAACTGATCCGGATCGATCCCGAAGGTATCCGCTGCACGCAGGTTGCAGTTGCCGGGAAGCGTGCCCACTGCATCTTCGAGTACATCTATTTCGCCCGGGCCGATGCGGTTATCGACGGTGTCCTGGTCTATGATGTCCGGCGGCAGATCGGCCAGCAGCTCTTCGAGGAGGACCCGGTCAAAGCTGACTCCGTCTGCTCGGTCCCCGATTCCGGGACGGCGTACGCCATCGGGTACGCGGAAGGCTCGAAGATCCCGTTCGTCGAATCCCTGATGAAGAACCGGTACATGGGCAGGACGTTCATCATGCCCACCCAGAAGGAGCGGGAGAAGGCGGTCCGGATCAAGCTCAACCCGATCCCGGGGCACTTAAAGGACAAGTCGGTTGTTCTTGTCGATGACAGCATCGTGCGGGGAACCACCTCGAAACGGATCATCGAGATGATGCGGGATGCCGGTGCCCGCGAGGTCCATATGCGGATCGGTTCCCCCGCCATCAAGGCGCCCTGCTATCTCGGGGTCGATATGCCGACCCGCGAGGAGCTCATTGCAAGCAACAGGAGCGAGGACGAGGTCCGCCACAGCATCACGGCGACAACGCTCCACCATATCTCCCTGGACGCGCTCGTGAAAGCGATCGGCTTTGACCGGGAGAACCTCTGCACCGGGTGCCTCACCGGGTGTTACCCGCTCCCCATTGACGGGGAGCAGGCCCGGCCCTGCAATGTCGATTTTCTCGACAGCACGTTCCAGTCCAGTCTCGGGTCGTTTGAAGCCGAAGCAGCAGGCAAGAGATAA